In the Bombiscardovia apis genome, CCTAGACGATTGCCAGAGCGAGCTTGATCAATACCAGCTTGCAGAGCATCTTCTGTAGCCTTAATCAAACGAAGGTCCTCGGGGTCTGCATGCTCGCCGACCACTAGGCTAATGGCAGAATCGCCCACCCAGCCGTCTACGTTAATTGCCAAATCCATCGATAGCAGATCGCCATCTTTCAAAACATAGTCAAAGGGCACACCGTGCAATACAGCGTCGTTGACCGACAGGCAGATGTAATGGCTAAAGGGACCAGTGCCGAAGTCTGGAGCATAGTCCACGTAGCAGGAAGTAGCGCCCTTGCGCGACTCAATCTGGCGCTTCACATAATCGTCGAGTTCAAGCAGGTTGACTCCTGGCTTAGCCATGCCTCTCAGGTTTTTTAGGATAGAGCCAACAAACTTGCCCGCAGGCTTCATTTGTTCTACTTCTTGCTTTGTTTTAATCTCAATCACTGCTCGTCGGTCCTTTCACGCGCAACTACTGCTTTACACTCTAAGCCCAAGGCTGCCCTATGCCAAGACTCAGCGCTGCTTACCGAAGGTAAAAGCGCGGATAAGAGAAGAAATTCCCAAAATTACTAGAGCACATCCACCGAAAATGACCAGCAGAACGGTAGAGCTTAAGGGGCTGATTAGGATGAAAATACCAGCGACAATAGAGATAACCGCACTGAAGATAGCCCAACCGTTGTGTGACACGGCCCAAGTTTCAGCCAGGGTTACCACACCTTCCATAATCCAGCCAATGCCCACAATAAGCGTGACCATAACGAGCAGAGTAGAGGCAGATAAGGCTGTGTTCTTAATGACAACTACGCCACCGATTGATAGCAATAGACCTACCAGAATGCCCAGTACTCGCCAGCCTCCAGGCATGCCCTGGGCCACCAGTGACGTTACCAAGCGCACGAGGCCCGAGATGATGAAGTATATGCCTAGGGCCACAGTGAATACAATCAACGTCTTACCGGGCACAATAAGGAGCGCTAGGCCAATAATCAGCGCCACAGCACCGACTATGCCGGTTACCATGCGCACCATATTGATAGACTTTTGAGACAACTCCTCTACAATAAGCTTGAAGGGATCGCGCGGCGGCATGTAATATCCTTGATTAGGCCGGTATCCCTCCTGATTGGAATCCTGCTTCTGGCCGTTGTACTGCTCCTGATATTGGTCTGAACTCTGATATTGACCGTTGTACTGGCCGTTGTTTGGATCGCTCATAAGCGCTTCCTTTCATTCGTTCATACTCCAACTCGTCTTCAGTCTATTCCTTTTGATGGCAGTGTATGTGCAGTTACGCACTCAGCCTTTACTCCTTTTGAACATGTACATTTTTGTGTGCCTCCTCCTTGCAGCAGACTGGAGCGAGGGTTAGGCTTGAACAGTATGGATAATATACAGCTCAAGTCCGGCCTCGATCCGGCATCGTTCTCCTCCGTCATCGAACCCAAGAATGACCTCTTCCGCTACGTGAATGGCCCTTGGATTGATACCTATACCCTGCCAGCAGACCGCTCCCGGTTTGGTTCCTTCGACCAGCTAGCGGAGAATGCCGAGGCACAGATTCGCGATATTCTCGAAGATCCCGACTCCCCCGCTACCAAGTCTGCCGCGATTTACCGCAGTTTCCTCAACACGGAAGCTATCGAACAGGCTGGCCTCAACGCCATTCGCCCCCAGTTAGAGCGGATTGACCAAGTCTCCAGCAAGCATGACTTCGCGCAACTGCTGGGCAGCATGAGCCCCCGCGGCGGCTCCGACTTCTTCGGCATGGGAGTCTATGGAGACCCCGGCAATCCCGAGTTCAACGTCATCCATATAGCCCAAGCTGGTATTGGCCTGCCCGACGAAGCTTACTACCGCGAGGATCGGTATGAAAGCATCCGCCAAGCATACGTAGTCATGATTGCTCAGATGCTGCAACTGGCTGGATATGCCAGCAACGAAGCCGAGGGGCAAGAACAGGCTCAACGTTTCATGGCTTTTGAAACGAAGCTTGCGGCCCAGCATTGGGATAACGTGGCCACTCGAAACGAAGACAAGACCTATAACCCCACCTCCTTTGATGAACTCAAGTCTGCCTTGAGCAATTTCGATATCCAAGCCTGGGTTCATGCCTGGCAGGAGTCCTATGACGCCAGCGAGAGTGCAAAAACTCAGCCAGTTAACTTGCAGCAGGCTTTGGAACACACGATCGTCCATGAGCCTAGCTTCTTGCAAGGTTTAGACGCGCTCTGGCAGGCTAGCGACTTGGAAGACTTGCAGCTTTGGGCTCGGGTTCATGCCATTGTGGGCCAGGCTTCATACTTGAGCCGCGACTTTGACCAGACGAGTTTTGACTTTTACGGCAAGGTCCTTTCCGGCTCCACGCAGATGCGAGACCGCTGGAAGCGAGCAGTTTCCTTGGTCAACGGCATCTGCGGCGAAGAGGTCGGCTTAGAATACGTCAAGCGTCACTTCCCCGAATCCTCCAAGGAACGCATGGAAGAACTGGTAGCCAACTTGATTGACGCCTACCGCGCTTCTATTTCGACTTCCGACTGGCTGAGCAGCGCCACCAAAGACAAGGCTCTCGACAAGCTGAGCAAGTTCGAGCCCAAGATTGGCTACACCAAGCAGTGGCGAGATTACAGTGCGCTCATGGTCTCTTCCGATCAGAGCTTGGTTGAGAACATGCTCCAGGCCTCTCTATATGAGAATGGTTATCAGTTCGCCAAGGTTGGACAGAAGGTCAACAAAGACGAGTGGCTGATGAACCCGCAAACTGTCAACGCTTACTACGAGCCTTCGCTCAACGTAATCGTCTTCCCTGCTGCCATCTTGCAGCCTCCTTTCTTTAACTCACAAGCAGACGATGCCGCTAACTACGGTGGTATCGGTGCTGTAATTGGTCACGAAATCGGTCACGGCTTCGACGACCAAGGCAGTAAGTACGACGGCGATGGTCGCCTCAACGACTGGTGGACTGAGCAAGACCGCCAGAACTTTGAAGAGCGCGCCGGCAAGCTGATTGCACAATACAACGGGTTTGTGCCCCAGCAGTTGGCCGACAAGTATGCTGACACCCCCGGTCAAGCTCCTCACGTCAACGGTGCTCTCACCATTGGCGAGAACATCGGAGACTTAGGCGGCGTAAACATCGCGCTCAAAGCCTACGCTTTCGCCATTCAAGAGCAAGCCGGCCAAGAGCAAGATGCTTCCCCTGAGGGTATCGCCCAAGCCCTTGCATCTGCACCGGTTATGGATGGATTCACCGGCCTACAGCGATTCTTCCTCTCTTACGCCTCCATTTGGCGCTCTACCCAGCGCGATGAACTGGCCGAGCAGTACTTGCAAATCGACCCGCACTCGCCCGCTGAGTTCCGCACCAACGGCATCGTCTCGAACGTCGACAAGTTCTATGAGGCCTTCGACGTAACCGAAAACGATCAGATGTGGCGGGCACCGCAGGAGCGTGTCAGCATCTGGTAATCCGATTTAGAGCGCCAATTCACCTCGCACCGCTCAGCTTTAGAAGGCATCTGGGACCATCTCAGGTGTCTTCTTTTCATTCACCAGGCTTTCGCTACTGGTATGAGCATCCTCGAATGGGTCATCTGGCAAGGGCGGGCAAGCAGCAGCAGGTTGAAGGCGAGGAGATTCTTGGAGCCAAGGCGCTTGTGCGGGCGCTTGTATAGGAAGCTGCGAAGATTCTCTGCCCACACGTTCTTGTTGACTTCCCGCCTGCCCATTTGCCCCTGAGCCTGCGCCGGCGTAGCCCTGCTCGTCTGGTCCTCCACCGCTTTTCACCCGTTGAAAAGTCGAAACACCCATCGCCATGTCGTGCCCGATACCATCTGCTTCAAGCACCAAAGCAGAACGCTTCTGCCCTTCCTTGGTCCACTCTTCGGTTGAAAGCGAACCGGTTACCAAGACTGGGTCGCCCTTATGTAGTGACTGTAAGACATTGTTTGCCAGCGTTTTGAAGGCCTTTACTGTCATCCAAGTGGTGGGAAACTCGCGCCAGGCCTTGGTTTTAGCATCGTAATACCCGTCCGTTGACGCTAGGCGGAAGGTGCACACTGCCGTACTACCTTCTTGCCCAATGCGTACTGGGTCTTTGCCCACAAATCCGGCAATCGTTATTCTCGCTTGGTGCATGGCCATCTTGTGCCTACCTTTTCTTCATTCATACTCGCGTCTATTGATTCCACACTTAAGTCTTCTCAGTGTGGACCGCTCGGGCTCAGGTCGGTCGGCTGCTCGTGTCTGCGAGGGGAGAGAAAAGCATAACGCCAACAACCCCTTGCGACCCGAAGCCCTGCGGTAGGAACCATCATGCTCTAGTCTGACCAGCCAGTGCCAGCCCAAATAAGAATGTGGTCGAATGTGACCCTCATTCAGCAATTGTGGATAAGTTCACTCTTCACACTCTTTCGCCAGTCAGATGCGGAGCATAAACTAAAAGCACAAGCACTTGTACGAGAGGACGGGCATGGCTTACACTTTCATCTCTTGGAATATCGATTCCCTCAACGCCGCCTTGGCTGGTTCCAGTGACCGCAGTGCCCTGTCTTTAGCTGTCGTTGAGCGCATCGCCCAAGCCGCGCCAGACGTGCTCGCCATTCAAGAGACCAAGCTCAACTCGTCCGTTCCCAAAAAGACGGCAGCGCTCACCGGCATCCTCGCCCAGCGCTTCCCCGACTATGAGATTGCCTACAACACTTCCGAACCCCCAGCGCGCAAGGGCTACGCCGGTACGATGATGCTCTACAAAAAGTCTCTACCCTCCCCCAAGGTCTCTTATCCCTCCATTGGGGCGCCCGAGCCTATGGATAGCGAAGGCCGCGTCATCACCTTAGAATTCCCCGACTTTTACGTCGTAACGGTCTACACTCCCAATGCAGGCTCTGGCTTGGCTCGCTTGGGTGAGCGCGGCCTCTGGGATGACTGCTTCCGCCAATATTTGCAGGGCCTCGACCAGTCCAAGCCCGTGTTTGCGGGCGGCGATTTCAATGTGGCCCATGAGGAAATCGACCTCGCCAACCCGCAGTCCAATCATCATTCTGCCGGTTTCACCGACGAGGAGCGCGGCAAGTTCAGCGAGCTCTTGGCCGCCGGTTTCACGGATTCCTTCCGCAAGCTCCACGGCAGCGCCGCGCCCACTTTTAGCGAGGGCAGCAGCGAGCGCAGCATCTACACTTGGTTTGCCCAGCGAGTTCCAACCTCCAAAGCCAACAATTCAGGCTGGAGAATCGACTACTGGCTGGCCTCCAACCGAGCCGCCAGTGCTATCACCGCCTGCCGCCCTCTGGATACCGGCGCCCGCCTAGACCACCTACCCCTAGAACTCCAGTTCAGCCTCTGAGTTTTACTAGGCACGCCGTAACAACACTGCAAGCGCAGCCATTTAGCTTATTACAGATTCAGCAGCAGGCTTCCCAGCTGCCCTGACCGGTCGAAGCAACTCAAAACACACCCCAAGCGCTACAAGAATCGTTAGCACTACTAAGGTCCAGCCAGCGCCCTTGGCTTGTAAGAGAGCCGCGAAAGCAAGGCTAGCCAAGCCATCTGCCAAGTTGTAGGTTGATCCGAGAGCTGCGTTCATCGAAGATTGGAGACTTCCCGCAAATGCAGGCCCCACAAGCACATACGAACTCACAAACAACGGTGTCATAGCAGCACCAAATAGTAGCGCAGCACAGAAAGCCAACAGCAATGCAAGTATTGCAGGCAGGAAAGTCGAAACAGCAAATAGTCCTACGGCAGCAAGTAAGAGCAAAGATTCAAACTGATACTGGCGCGAATCACTGGCTTTTAAGCGCATACGCCCGAAGATAAACCCTGCCAGCGTACCCGACCAGCTTATAAGGCTCAGCAAGACTCCAGACAGGGGTTGACTACCAGTCACCCTCTGCGACCAAGCTGGCAGAACGATAGTCAAAGCGCTCATAGCCAACCCCAAGCAAGCAATAGGCAGCAGCAGTGATAGAGCGTTGGGAATCACATCTGGAGCCAACCTCAACTTGAAACGATGCCGCTCAGCCCTTGTATCACCTGCCAGCGCGGAGTTGGGCTCAGCAGCAATCGGAGTTCTCAGAAGATGCCGAGTCGCCGTTCCTTGTCTCGAACCCACAGCAATAATCAGTGCATTCCCCACAACCGCAAGCACTACTCCCAGCACTATAGCCCAATAAGGGTCGCTCAGAGCCCAAATGAGAGAGGTAAGCAAGGGAGTCAGCGCGAACGTTAGCTCTTCCAAGACGGAGTCGAGCGCATGCAAGGTCCGGCTAGCTGCTTCACTCGGAGTCAGCTGAGTCCACAGTTCTCGTATGACAGCCGGAGTGGGAGGCAGAACAGCAAATCCCATCGCCAGCAGAAGAGCACTGACCCCAAAAAGCGCACCACCAAGAGCTACAGTCTGCGCGGCGATGATGAGAGCACCGCCAGCAACCGCTAGGGGCAAGAGCAAACGAGCAGGACTCATTCTTGTTAGCAGCCGAGCCTTATAGGGTGCAGTTACGGCTCCCGCCAGCATGCTCACGGTTGAGACAATGCCAGCCTCCATAAATTGCGAGCGCGATGTATAAAAGGCCACCAGACCAAACGGAATCAGCCCCGAAGCTGCCCTACTGATGTTCGCCGCCAGAAGCATAGGTCCGATACTCCGGTCAGCAAGGAGACTCCGGTATGTTGGGAGATTGCTGTTTATCGTCATGCCGGTCTGCTTTCTTGGTGAAGCACCGGTCTTGATCACATCTCCACGGTGCCACGCAAGTTCTCGCACCTGCGCATTCCAGCTATTCCAACCCAACTGGCTTCTAGTTATCTGCTATTGTAGCCCCACTTACGTTACTGATTTCCACCAGTTACTAATTACACCGCCAGTGCTCTTACTTCCAGTTGCCGTAGCGGCGGAGGTTGTTTTCTAAGACGTCGGAGCCGGCGAACTCGCTCCAGTCGTATTGGGTCATTTTGACGTTGGCTTTGGGGGCGGTCACGAAGAAGCTGCTCTGCCCACGGCCGTCGCTGAGAGTGATGTCGGGATAATCCGCGTATGCGCTTTGCTCTTGCGAGCCCTTGTCGCGCTTCACAAACTCGATACCCGTGTCGTACACGCGCAGCTCGTTAAAGGTGTGCTTCTGCAAACTGGTCACGATTGTGCCAATGACCAAAAATATCGGCACAATCCACAAGAGCCCCTGAATAAGAAAATCAGCCATCGACGCGCTGAGATATTCGCGAATATAGTGCTGGACCTGCGGAACTCGGGTAACACCGAGGATAGCGATGCCTGCCACCCAGTATTCGATGATTCCTTTGAGCTTGCCCTTGAATCCATAGTCAGAAGTGAGCTTATGCTCTGAAACTAACGTGCGCTCCATAACTTACATCCTTTCCAAGTAGGCCACGAATACCTTGTCGAGCACCATGCCAGCTACGTCGTGGTCTTGTATCTGAACGATGCGATAGTTCTGGCCCTCATGTTCAACGACCATGCCCACCTGGTACTGCTCGTGAAAGCGCTTGATTCGCTTCTCTTGAAAAGCTCCACCAAAACCAGAAAACTCCATCTGCACCGAGCCGTCAGAGAGCGTTTTGAAAGTAGGCGTAAAGTTGTCTTGTTTCGGATGCAACTTAGCATAAATAAACAAGAAGATTACAGCGATTACAAAGAGGGCAATAACCGCAAAAGCGATAACGATTTCGGGGTCTTCAGACCACATAGTACTCATGGGCTCATAGTCCTTGTGACTCAAGTTTATATGCAGACACCCCCCGTGAATACGTTCGAGTATACACAAAACTGCCCACCCCGCAAAGAAGATGCTACACTGGCTGGTAAGTCTTGGGCCAAGCGGTCCTGCGCGCTCTCGGTTGGGGAACCGCAAGCGCAAAACACTAGCAAGTGCGAACAATCGGAACCAGTGCAAGATACGTGCAATTCCAACCGATAAGGGGTACACAATGCGTCGGGTACGCAACATCAGCGCCACAGTACTAGCGCTAGCCTTAACTATCCTGGGGGGGGGGGTCCGCTAGTTTAACGCGGCCCACGCTAGCACACGCTGACCAATCAGCACTCATAACCCCACCAACACCACCCGCCTGCAACGTCGCAACCGACCCCATCAGCCAATGCTTCAGCCCCAGCCTCGGCCAAGCCCTCGCTAACCAATACACCAGCGGTAACACCAACACACCACTACCCAATACCGCCCACACCCCCTACCTGTATCTTCGGAACGCTGGCATCACCGACCTCAACGGCATTCAACACTTGAGTTGGCTTACTGACATCATCTTAGATAATGACGAAACACCCGGTATTAGCCCAAATATATTGTCAGACCTAACCCCGCTAAGTGCACTAACCAACCTCAGACAATTGCAGACAAGAAATTGTGGCATTCGTAATCTCAACGGTATACAAAACCTCACCAACCTCAACATTTTAGACTTAAGAACGCTCTATTCAGGCAACACAGGCTCGCTTACTTACGACAATTTCAATGACATTGCTGACCTCAGCCCACTCACACCACTCACACACTTGCAAAACCTATATCTTTCGCGCGAAATCTATGACCCATCAGGGCAAAATAGGCCAGGCAGCATCACCGATATTCAGCCACTCACTCACCTCACCGACCTCACAAGGCTAGAACTGCAAGGCAACCAAATCAGTAACATCCAGCCGCTCAGCACTCTCACCAACTTAAGCATTCTCTACCTCGGTACCTTGTGGACAGCTGGAGCTGGCAATACAATCAGCGACATCACCCCTTTAAGCGCTCTAACCAACCTGACCCAGCTCGATCTCACCAACAATCGCGTCACCGACCTCAGCCCGCTATCGGGACTCACCAACCTCACCAGCCTCATTGTCGGTAATGTATCTGGAGATGCCTCCGTCAATCCTGTCACTTGCAACAAACCAGACAATCGCATCACTAGCCTCGCACCGATAGCGAACCTCACCAACCTCACCTCTATAACAATTGCCAATATGGGCATCGGATATGATAAAGCAATTCCAGGATATGATTCCAACAAGCCCGGCAACCGAGTCACCGACCTCAGCCCACTCACCGGACCCACCAATCTCGTAACCGTTTTTCTCGACGGACAACAAACCCTCACCGACCTCAGCCCACTCGCCAACCTACCCAACCTCAAAGACCTACATGCAACATCAAATAGCGTCAGCAGCATCACATCTCTCGAGCACCTCACTAACCTCAAATCGCTCTACTTAGACAGT is a window encoding:
- the map gene encoding type I methionyl aminopeptidase, which gives rise to MIEIKTKQEVEQMKPAGKFVGSILKNLRGMAKPGVNLLELDDYVKRQIESRKGATSCYVDYAPDFGTGPFSHYICLSVNDAVLHGVPFDYVLKDGDLLSMDLAINVDGWVGDSAISLVVGEHADPEDLRLIKATEDALQAGIDQARSGNRLGDISAAIGAVAHEQGYSVNVEFGGHGVGHAMHGDPLVPNDGVAHHGFKLRPGLVIAIEPWFMATTDEIFQDPDDGWTIRSEDGSRGAHTEHTIAITEGDPIILTARDE
- a CDS encoding HdeD family acid-resistance protein, which gives rise to MSDPNNGQYNGQYQSSDQYQEQYNGQKQDSNQEGYRPNQGYYMPPRDPFKLIVEELSQKSINMVRMVTGIVGAVALIIGLALLIVPGKTLIVFTVALGIYFIISGLVRLVTSLVAQGMPGGWRVLGILVGLLLSIGGVVVIKNTALSASTLLVMVTLIVGIGWIMEGVVTLAETWAVSHNGWAIFSAVISIVAGIFILISPLSSTVLLVIFGGCALVILGISSLIRAFTFGKQR
- a CDS encoding M13 family metallopeptidase yields the protein MDNIQLKSGLDPASFSSVIEPKNDLFRYVNGPWIDTYTLPADRSRFGSFDQLAENAEAQIRDILEDPDSPATKSAAIYRSFLNTEAIEQAGLNAIRPQLERIDQVSSKHDFAQLLGSMSPRGGSDFFGMGVYGDPGNPEFNVIHIAQAGIGLPDEAYYREDRYESIRQAYVVMIAQMLQLAGYASNEAEGQEQAQRFMAFETKLAAQHWDNVATRNEDKTYNPTSFDELKSALSNFDIQAWVHAWQESYDASESAKTQPVNLQQALEHTIVHEPSFLQGLDALWQASDLEDLQLWARVHAIVGQASYLSRDFDQTSFDFYGKVLSGSTQMRDRWKRAVSLVNGICGEEVGLEYVKRHFPESSKERMEELVANLIDAYRASISTSDWLSSATKDKALDKLSKFEPKIGYTKQWRDYSALMVSSDQSLVENMLQASLYENGYQFAKVGQKVNKDEWLMNPQTVNAYYEPSLNVIVFPAAILQPPFFNSQADDAANYGGIGAVIGHEIGHGFDDQGSKYDGDGRLNDWWTEQDRQNFEERAGKLIAQYNGFVPQQLADKYADTPGQAPHVNGALTIGENIGDLGGVNIALKAYAFAIQEQAGQEQDASPEGIAQALASAPVMDGFTGLQRFFLSYASIWRSTQRDELAEQYLQIDPHSPAEFRTNGIVSNVDKFYEAFDVTENDQMWRAPQERVSIW
- a CDS encoding single-stranded DNA-binding protein, which encodes MAMHQARITIAGFVGKDPVRIGQEGSTAVCTFRLASTDGYYDAKTKAWREFPTTWMTVKAFKTLANNVLQSLHKGDPVLVTGSLSTEEWTKEGQKRSALVLEADGIGHDMAMGVSTFQRVKSGGGPDEQGYAGAGSGANGQAGSQQERVGRESSQLPIQAPAQAPWLQESPRLQPAAACPPLPDDPFEDAHTSSESLVNEKKTPEMVPDAF
- a CDS encoding exodeoxyribonuclease III is translated as MAYTFISWNIDSLNAALAGSSDRSALSLAVVERIAQAAPDVLAIQETKLNSSVPKKTAALTGILAQRFPDYEIAYNTSEPPARKGYAGTMMLYKKSLPSPKVSYPSIGAPEPMDSEGRVITLEFPDFYVVTVYTPNAGSGLARLGERGLWDDCFRQYLQGLDQSKPVFAGGDFNVAHEEIDLANPQSNHHSAGFTDEERGKFSELLAAGFTDSFRKLHGSAAPTFSEGSSERSIYTWFAQRVPTSKANNSGWRIDYWLASNRAASAITACRPLDTGARLDHLPLELQFSL
- a CDS encoding MFS transporter, whose protein sequence is MLLAANISRAASGLIPFGLVAFYTSRSQFMEAGIVSTVSMLAGAVTAPYKARLLTRMSPARLLLPLAVAGGALIIAAQTVALGGALFGVSALLLAMGFAVLPPTPAVIRELWTQLTPSEAASRTLHALDSVLEELTFALTPLLTSLIWALSDPYWAIVLGVVLAVVGNALIIAVGSRQGTATRHLLRTPIAAEPNSALAGDTRAERHRFKLRLAPDVIPNALSLLLPIACLGLAMSALTIVLPAWSQRVTGSQPLSGVLLSLISWSGTLAGFIFGRMRLKASDSRQYQFESLLLLAAVGLFAVSTFLPAILALLLAFCAALLFGAAMTPLFVSSYVLVGPAFAGSLQSSMNAALGSTYNLADGLASLAFAALLQAKGAGWTLVVLTILVALGVCFELLRPVRAAGKPAAESVIS